Proteins found in one Helicobacter sp. MIT 21-1697 genomic segment:
- a CDS encoding SGNH family hydrolase, with the protein MKETKFVFIAFATLVQLFITLHSSIILYVEQQYHNFTESPYPFVQVLSGFYERIMLRNNALFAYADNLTQSLEQVRKEIFTFDNLAFTQEKKPEQDKRNAPAKKDSKKSKKPKHNTNNVSYPKPKTPPLSHTPLPINENPPSQTSQDLSANPPVPKDNEHSSKDSETIQTPTLTDEPVPITPPPVNQSAQTAQPIPPPVKKPSIKEQSPKVQESYMPLRPIHNPRIPIDEGSSVLLIGDSMMQGIAPYVLKTFKKVHLHGINLSKHSTGLTYKHYFNWEAALRAAFEKNPDIALVVVILGANDPWSMKNNIAFKSARWEETYIQRIEEIVNVAHSYGARVAWYEVPLVSAKSLNDKVVYLNGLYERVVKEGGEYFLQSNGIVTQEGKYSAFIKDANGKSVQVRIDDGVHFTARGYQIMANIFLNALEIIPQIKEQDMQEDLHDSLPAQEHHIKEEHWWDKG; encoded by the coding sequence GTGAAAGAGACAAAATTTGTATTTATTGCGTTTGCAACTCTTGTGCAACTTTTTATTACGCTGCATAGCTCTATTATACTCTATGTTGAGCAGCAATATCATAATTTTACAGAATCCCCCTATCCTTTCGTGCAGGTTTTGAGTGGATTTTATGAGCGCATTATGCTTAGAAATAATGCACTATTTGCTTATGCTGATAATCTTACACAATCGCTTGAACAAGTGCGCAAAGAGATATTTACCTTTGATAATCTCGCTTTTACACAAGAAAAAAAGCCCGAGCAAGATAAAAGGAATGCACCTGCAAAGAAAGATTCCAAAAAGTCTAAAAAACCTAAACACAATACAAACAATGTCTCGTACCCTAAGCCAAAAACTCCTCCCTTATCTCATACTCCATTGCCCATTAATGAGAATCCACCTTCTCAAACATCACAAGATTTGAGTGCTAACCCTCCTGTGCCCAAAGATAACGAACATTCTTCAAAAGATTCAGAGACTATACAAACACCAACCCTTACAGATGAGCCTGTTCCCATTACTCCACCTCCTGTGAATCAATCCGCACAAACTGCCCAACCTATTCCGCCACCTGTCAAAAAGCCCTCCATTAAGGAGCAAAGCCCTAAAGTGCAGGAGAGTTATATGCCTCTTCGCCCAATTCATAACCCACGCATACCCATTGATGAGGGCTCATCTGTCTTGCTTATTGGGGATTCTATGATGCAAGGCATAGCGCCTTATGTGCTTAAAACTTTTAAAAAAGTGCATTTGCACGGCATAAATTTGAGCAAACATAGCACGGGATTGACTTATAAGCATTATTTTAATTGGGAAGCAGCCCTTAGAGCAGCCTTTGAAAAAAACCCTGATATTGCTCTTGTGGTTGTGATTTTGGGTGCAAATGATCCTTGGAGTATGAAAAATAATATTGCCTTTAAAAGTGCGCGTTGGGAGGAGACTTATATCCAGCGTATTGAGGAGATTGTCAATGTTGCTCATAGCTATGGAGCGCGAGTAGCGTGGTATGAAGTGCCATTGGTGAGTGCAAAATCTCTCAATGATAAGGTTGTGTATTTGAATGGCTTGTATGAACGCGTTGTAAAAGAGGGGGGCGAGTATTTCTTGCAAAGTAATGGCATTGTTACTCAAGAGGGGAAATATTCTGCCTTTATCAAAGATGCAAATGGCAAGAGTGTGCAAGTGCGCATTGATGATGGTGTGCATTTTACTGCGCGTGGTTATCAAATTATGGCAAATATCTTTCTCAACGCACTTGAGATTATCCCACAGATAAAAGAGCAAGATATGCAAGAGGATTTACACGATTCTCTGCCCGCACAAGAGCATCACATAAAGGAGGAGCATTGGTGGGACAAGGGATAG